From the Lathyrus oleraceus cultivar Zhongwan6 chromosome 4, CAAS_Psat_ZW6_1.0, whole genome shotgun sequence genome, one window contains:
- the LOC127138552 gene encoding hydroxyproline O-galactosyltransferase GALT3: MVVFKSPKPNRKRFILSCFISIFFLCMLASINEFRFKNLPTFGRCSTLSNKTTNTSSSFSFSNPQQQKQDIRILIGVLTLPDQYLRRHFLRLVYGTQSAENAKIDVKFVFCNLTKEDQKTIISLEIMRYNDIIILNCTENMNKGKTSSFFTSLPEIFNETVNGPNYPPYHYVMKADDDTYVRLNSLVKSLKPLPKEDLYYGFVIPCGSMDPFKHYMSGMGFLVSWDIVEWIHGSDIPKKHVEGPEDKVFGDWMRWGRRGLNRFNAKWSMYNYPDPPSVCSHELVSDTIAVHLLKNQEKWIRTLKFFNHTTPLKESNMYHI, translated from the coding sequence ATGGTGGTGTTCAAGTCCCCAAAACCAAACAGAAAACGTTTCATTCTCTCATGTTTCATATCAATCTTCTTCCTCTGCATGTTAGCTTCCATTAACGAATTTCGATTCAAGAATCTTCCAACATTTGGTCGATGTAGCACTCTCTCAAACAAAACAACAAACACTTCAtcttcattttcattttcaaaccCACAACAACAAAAACAAGACATCAGGATCCTCATCGGTGTCCTCACACTCCCCGACCAGTACCTCCGACGACACTTCCTCCGTCTCGTATACGGTACACAATCCGCCGAAAACGCGAAAATCGACGTCAAATTCGTCTTCTGCAACCTCACAAAAGAAGATCAAAAAACAATAATCTCATTAGAAATCATGCGTTACAACGACATCATAATTCTCAACTGCACAGAAAACATGAACAAAGGAAAAACCTCATCATTCTTCACGAGTTTACCAGAAATCTTCAATGAGACAGTGAATGGACCAAACTACCCTCCTTACCACTACGTTATGAAAGCAGATGATGACACCTACGTGAGACTCAACAGTTTGGTGAAATCGTTAAAACCGTTACCTAAAGAGGATTTATACTATGGATTCGTGATACCGTGTGGAAGCATGGACCCTTTTAAACACTACATGTCTGGGATGGGTTTTTTGGTGTCATGGGATATTGTTGAGTGGATTCATGGTTCTGATATTCCGAAGAAACACGTGGAGGGTCCAGAAGATAAGGTGTTTGGTGATTGGATGAGATGGGGTCGTAGAGGATTGAATAGGTTTAATGCGAAATGGTCTATGTATAATTATCCTGATCCTCCTTCTGTTTGTAGTCATGAGCTTGTGAGTGATACTATTGCCGTTCATTTGTTGAAGAATCAGGAAAAGTGGATTCGGACATTGAAGTTTTTCAATCATACTACTCCTCTGAAGGAATCGAACATGTATCATATCTGA